The segment TTATTAACCTTTCGTGTGAAGAACAATTAACTTTCAATGAAATCGTTTCTTGGATGTCTCGATGCTCAAATCCAGATTCACAAATTTTTTCTTTGGTATCACCtgtaggaaaaataatttcacattctATGTTCAGCACATCGTTTGGAAGGTAGTattctttattttccattaaGTGTTCTTTTGGGAGGGTAAGAGGAATACACTGGGTCTTCGGTTCCTGGAATTCACCGTGTCCAGATTTCACTTTATTTCCACATCGATCCAAGATGAATAATTTACAAATGTATTTGTACAAGTGGCTACAATCCATTGGTTTCACTTCAACTCCAAGTTTGCCATCAGCATTGGTGCAGAAGACCACGGACGAGAAAAAGTTTTTCGATGCTGATGATTTAATACAGACCAAAGTTCTGCAATTTGGCTCCAAGCTGCTAAATTTTCCAATGGTCCCGACGAAGGATCTGCATTCAGTTTTTAATAGGGTCTCGGCGAAACACTTTCGTGATCGTGCTATAGTCTTCTTGCTGTTCCACATTCTGCAACGAATGATGAGTGTATCATCGGGAACAAACAGATCCTTATTGCGAATTAAGATTTCATCTTTTTCCGCTCTCAATGTTGACTGAGAATCAGTATAACCTTTCTTGTATTCCTTTCTAACGaacatttctgaaagtaaaacGGATTCATCCTTAGCAAGGAAAGAAAGTTCGTAATCTAACTGAACCTCATCGGGACCAGAAATGCCCAATCTTTGAATCCAACAACAAACATTATCTTTGTTATTACCAAGTATCAAATGCCACTCGGTTCCACTTATTTCATCTACGAAGAATGATGGACTATGAAAAATTCTTGTATTGAAGCCAAAGCTGAAATTCCTGATATTCCAAATGAATGTGAAGTGCTCTCTGTTCACAGCCATTTTGACAAAAGTGATCTTATTCTAAATTGAACTAAGTTGATGATGAAATTTGAAGAGTATACTATAAGAAAACAAGAAAAGACCTCTCAAAAACTTTAATAGTTACTGCTCTTAAAGagtgaagaaaatttataaagagaTTCGTAGAGTACACTAAATAACAGCagggataaaaaatttcaaaaaaaaaaaaaatctaatcctcatcatttttgatatcttttttacatgattaagCTGcgaaatttaccaattttttatAAGTCTTTTTGTTCCTCTTTTGTtgtgtataatataaaattttcacaatcaCATACTTCGGTCGTCTGTGATTATAATACAAGATGGTTATGGAGAagttttttctagaatatttctatttattttattttctgctttcattcaaaattttttttatttatttctcttctcAGGAAAGTGGTAGAGAGCGAGAAACCAAAATCCAATTTTCAATCAGCATCCATGTAGATCCTAACaaataaaagagtatttaataaacaaataaaaaagtttttaatattgtaCAAGGGCTGTCTAAAGAGTATTGGATCTTTGGTCAGAAAAAATCTATTGCTTAAGTGGCGAAATTGAAACCCTAATCCCTTCAAAGTAGGTCCCTTGCACTTCCTCATATTTAATCCACCGATCCTTCCACTGCAGAAAACACTCCTGGAAGGCTTCTTTTCCAATGGTGTTCATCATCGTTGTCGCGTTTTGCATTATCTCTTCTCTACTACTATTTGAATAGAAATTGGGATTCTTTTAACGGTATCTTCAATTTCGGAAACAAACAGAAGTCACAAGGAGCCATATCTGGAGAGTAGAGAGGTTGGGAAGCAACTGAAATTCCATATTCCGCCAAGAAAGTCTGGATTAGTCATcttgagagaaataaaaaatccgGCGAACACTTATAGCAGCACCTTACTCAACGGGCAGCAGACTGATACACTCGAATacggagaaaaaaattcaagcgTACGTATTAAGTTGTCTTCTTCCACTTCTGTGGACGGTGGCGCCGCTCTAGCATCATTACCGTAAGCAGGGAATTTCAAGGTCAAATACGTTTTAGACAGCCCTCGTATATAAAGTATCTtcacattttaatacatatttgacttcaaacattttgaataaagtatcaaagtattttaaaaaagtggccaaaataaataaattgaaaataatattctactgaaatttttttagtttatcgcTCATTTTGGTTACCATTTATTCGTAAACATTTCAATGATTTTCTAAGATTCAATGATTTTCAAAggttttttcaaagattttttttttagattcataaatattcaataacGTATCAATTGTCCTGAAATTCTAACTACTaacttttttaaactaatataagaAAATAGAGCTCCTTTTTTCCATAGAATCAAATAACCCGAAGAACAGTGTTCATATCACAGAGAAATATCTGATAATTCTTGAAAGTAAGgaataatctttatatataaaatgctaatgtaCGTGGCATAGCGAATTAACAAATGTGGAATTAACGATTGACAGTaaccaaatataaaaacaataaatatctgAAAGACCAAGATTCACTggacagggtttttttttttttaattttttttaatcatgtgagaacatgatgttgttttcgttTGTGgcttttgaagcttcaaaattcGTAGGCAACAAGTTGTTGAAGcttcaaaatgcgtaggcaacaaattgttgaagcttCAAAATGCGTAAGCAACAATTTGGCGCTTTATCGCTTTTATAATGTGAGAACATGATGGAACCAAGGAGTCAcctactgcgcatgcgcagatgatTTTCGTTATGTCTCGTAAACTATATGTGTTAGAGACATGGGGGTTTCACTCTAGTAATCCTATGGGGCTATAGAAGATCTTccatggagtcatctactgcgcatgcgcagatggtttccgttatatctcgtaaactatatatgttagagacatgggATTTTCACTCAGAAACACCCCGAGGGGGGCCTGTAAGCCCcccaaattttggatccattgcgcatgcgcagtagggATTTTGCTTAATATGGGTCAAATCAATGTCGGATCGATACCATAGAGTTCCTATGAGTCTCGGGCTGTCGATGACGTCAACTTCCGGTCTGATCGGGAGTTATTATATATCGGCTTCTATGCAACGTAGAGACGAGTGCGACCCGTCTAAACACTCATCCCGATGAATAGAGTCGAATGACATTGTTACGGAATTTGCTCGTATCTCTGGATAGTACTCGCCGAAATGCACGTAACGATATGAGTTTCAAGTTGCTACTCCGAGTGATTCGCGAGACACGGGCtctcaaagtttttaaaatttgaatttttgagctAGCTTTTCGACCTagtttttgcacaaaatttcttTACGACTGGCATCTATACACTCTACTCGATATACTCTATCGAACGATACCCCATTTATGTCGCTTACGTTATTAGCAGCCGAGAAACGGAAAAAGAACacgatgttgttttggttagaggGGTTTGAAGCTAGGAATCGCTTAGGCAATGAATAAGGCATAAATGGGGCGTCCTAAGCTTTCTCTCGATGAAGctctgcaaagaaaaaaagaaagaaaacaaaagagcAATCAGAGGCCGGAAATAAACCTTCAATCAAACCTTCAGAAACAAAACCTTCAATCAACGaaaacgaataataaaaatttaaaagtagaagCTGATCGAGTTAAACACGAATGTGAAACAATGGGAACGAAAAAAGCGTAAACGTATGCAGTATGTTGCAGATTCTCAATCGCAACACTCAACTTCAAACACAGAACGCGTCCGTTTGAATTCTGAATCACAACCGTCAACGTTCAACGAAAACGTCTCCGTttcgattctgagtttcaaatatcgctttctaGATCTAAGCAATTCATAGAAAAagatgttctcacatgataacttgaaatttgcaatagcagatcacaattttttctttttatattatttatttatttttttgtaaaagcatttttttaagaaaatattttgaaatgaatcgcCTGATGattacatttgattatttttcgatcttacctacatataaactaatcatttaaataaaaaaaaatcatgaatgcactttgTTTAGCATGTTATTCGAAACACTCTGCTGTATCACAGTATTCATCTGCTATGATACAGTATTCATTCAATCATTACTTATACTTTTGAACTTACGCTCaattttaccatggtgaaatcgggacCGAGATAGCGCTATACGACATGacagcaaaaagaaaagaaaggctctaatagttataaaagttttttgtgtgtaatttcagcatgagagcagatagagaaaaataaagcaaaaaagcgCGACTTGAACTAAGGACCCACACCACACGTGTCATTCATGTTCATGTTGTGCTGGCTGCTGTAATACAACACTGCTCGCACATCGAAGCGGacgttgaatatacttattctttcCGAGACacgcgaaataaataaatttatgcatctatatataagaattgcttgtttaaagttataaaataagaacatttccgattattgaaagtttttattgCCCTCTTAAAGTATGTGACTATGTTTGGGACGAATGTTTTGCTAagcacttcaaaaatatttatatttttaaatttttgcatacaaaagatttaaaaaacatctataaaaccaaaatataccagttaaatgacattttttttttaatttacaaaaaacttttttttaacataaaagagGTATATCTTTTGATTTAGAGAATTGGATGATACTCTTAAACATTTGCAGAtagcttcaaaaaatatatcacttaGGTCCTGAACTAAAATATAAGCTGTATTTTTCAGTTAACTCTTTGAATGTTAAGGTTAGAAtgataaataacatgatttttgtcgaattgtgataaaatattaaaataactatagaattatttctaaacgaatagatattaatataacataacatattgagaaattattatactgaatttgaacaaaaaatatgcatcagattttaatttatgatatttttagtaaaaaaaaaatcaccaaagattagaatttgaggaaATAGCATTTGAAGAtgtaaaacaacattaaaatgtatataaatataattataaaaagcagCGTAAATTTTCCGAAAtggatttagaaacaaaattcaaatggttttgtaaagaaaacagttcaaaaatattaaataaaaaaaatcgtcttgtcacaaaaaaacttttcacaaaaaataatgtaattacctattttaataacctattaaaataagtatattcaacttcatGTTTGAAATGTGGCGCGTGCAGCATTATGGTCAGAGCAACATGGACGACGCATGTGCTGGGGTCCTCGGTTCGAATTGagctttttgcttcatttttttacttgtgaatttatatttaatatttttgctttttaagtttatctatatagatgtctcatgaaaaacgcgattttacacacaaacaaacaacattttttaaactaattactaGAACCCTTTTCTATCTGTTTTCATGTTGACAGTGTCATATAGCTCTAtatcggacccgatttcaccatggtaaaaacgagagtaagttcaaaaatataagtaatgatgaatgaactgtaaaatgaatgctgtaatatagcagattgttcgTTAAACATGttaaaatgaatgtattcatgatttttttaaatttaaatgaccagttcatatgtaggtaagatcgaaaaatattcatattaagcAGCATGTGATTCGtatgcaaatattttctcaaaataaaaaaaaaattaaaaaaaaaacacgattttacaaaaaaggggaaaaaaacccgcCCTCCTAATTTGGTCTACCAAAAATTTCATCGCTTATCTTAGTAAATAGTAATAATAGAACTGTAATACATTATAAGAAGTGAGAGCACACtaacatatttcattcattcagaaGAAAGACGCAAAAGAAATCAGAATTATAGAAATAAGAGTTTAACAGAAGTTTGAATCGAGAACGAAATTAGGCGTAGCATGTTGACTGCCGTGTAACTCATCCTTAGTTCTCACCTGCTATTTAACTGTATCAGCCATctatataattagaattatagaAATAAGAGTTTAACAGAAGTTTGAATCGACAACGAAATTAGGCGTAGCATGTTGACTGCCGTGTAACTCATCCTTAGTTCCCACATGCTATTTAACTGTATCAGCCATctatataattagaattatagaAATAAGAGTTTAACGGAAGTTTGAATCGAGAACGAAATTAGTCGTAGCATATTGACTGCCGTGTAACTCATCCTTAGTTCTCACCTGCTTTTTAACTGTATCAGCCATctatataattagaattatagaAATAAGAGTTTAACAGAAGTTTGAATCGAGAACGAAATTAGGCGTAGCATGTTGACTGCCGCGTAACTCATCCTTAGTTCTCACCTGCTATTTAACTGTATCAGCCATctatataattagaattatagaAATAAGAGTTTAACAGAAGTTTGAATCGAGAACGAAATTAGGCGTAGCATGTTGACTGCCGTGTAACTCATCCTTAGTTCTCACCTGCTATTTAACTGTATCAGCCATCTATATAATTAGATTACCtcttctctattttaatttaaagatagcaaaaaaaaaattgttatctaattagataaatgatTCTAATCTTCAGTAAACATGTTCACTGTCGTCAGGCAGATAATCTGTATgaacttttttatgaaaatttttgtttataactacAAAAATTACGAATGTAGACTCTAAAAGTGACGTCTTTATTTACATCAGTTACATTTCCGCACAgcgtctttttatttttttaaaataaattataaaaattgcagagCGTTTTGCTTTGGATACAATCTAATGCAAGTTggacattttcatttcatttgttaattCGTTCTTCTTCTGTTAGTTCGTTCATAAATTCGTTCGCTCAGTCTTTTTAAATAacaaggtaaaataaaaaaaaatacattccgtGTTAATAGTTAAACAGTGATTTAATTGAGTGCCTAAATGACTGGTGATTAAAAGTCGAGACTGATTCTAGTAGGAATTCTAATCAGTTGTACGTTCAGTGGACTGTATCAATATCCCTGAATATATCCCCTTTCACTGTATTCATATCTCTAATTGTACTGAACTCATACTTACGgactgtaaataatatttctgttaattctatataaataaatagttatccTAGATTTAATAATTGAGCATGCTAAATTATTTCCATGTTACCTGAATATGCTACACCTATATAAAAATATCTCGttaattttgcttttagaaaaaaaattaattaaaaaaaatatctgtaatttttttctgtaaaaaaaaaaaaactatatgtattaatttttgaaaattaaaaaaagcttaaaataatcaaagcattaataaaatttctaaaaaaggtatacaaatatatataaaactttcaaattttcttacaatactttaaaagtattaagtttaaagtaaaagtataataaaagtagtaaatttaaaagcattcttttatttttatttgtttgccgGGAATCTAcaaccagatttttttaaaaaagtattaactttataaaaaaatctggtTGTAGATTTTCGGCTAGGTAGTTGCTGAGGTTTCTGAAATGTTAAGAACAAACCGactaaaaaatttgttatttgtttgtGTTGCCGTTCTTGAAACACTAACTATAAATGACGGATGACGTCAGAGCCAGAGCCCTCAGATGCCTTGTGGCGTTATGACTCAGTTCAGATCTAGCGATGGCATGTGCTGTATGATTTGATCCATGCTCTTATATAAATAtctgaacattattttaaatttttgtctgtAAATTGTATGTGGGTAACGTAAcaggtaaataaataattgttacacTAATTCGGACTTTTTACTGAACCCCTTAATGACCCCACatatgtcaaataaataaatctcgtAAAAAATACAAAGTCTGAGAATAATAAAATGCTAGGATATTATtaacgaattttaataaaatattacataattagtTAAGTTACCATCTATTTCATTATCTGTGTCATTGTTTAAGCTTGCTTATAGATGCGGTTAcgcgtttaattttttataactgtacTTATAAGCAAGCAcctctttaaataatatttgtcagAAACTTGGATATCGCATAATCATGAGccataattatattttcacaaaaaaaatccaaaataaataaataacatgtttATTAAGTTGGAAATCTGTTGAACAATAAGATGTTCATTAAGTgtaaaatatgttgaataataagatgttcattaatttgaaaatatgttgaaCAATAACATGTTCATCAAGTTGAAAATATGTTGAACAATAACATGTTCATTAAGTTGAAAACATGTTGAACAATAACCTGTTCATTAAGTTGAAAATCTGTTGAACAATAACATGTTCATTAAGTTGAAAATCTGTTGAACAATAACATGTTCATTaagttgaaaatatgtttaacaaTAACATGTTCATCAAGTTGAAAATATGTTGAACAATAACCtgtttattaagttaaaatatatgaaaaaaaattgatcgtttattaaaataagaggTTTCATCAAGTGCAGTAAATAAAATCGCGAAATGTCTAGATTCGAGGCAATaactaaatcaataaataaacagataatGAATATTTACAGAATTCTAGACTTCCAACTTCGCccatataattgaaaaaaataattttttatactaaaatccactttttttgaaattttttgaactcTTAGTCTAGACCAATACTTTATGAGTATTGGTCGTCGTCTTGGGCGATCAGCTCTTCATTCatcatattaatagaataaatttaataacgccactcaacttttaataaattgattggcatatactatttaaaactatatttgcaTAACACtctgattattaattaatactctGATACTCATTAAACATTCTGATTATTAATATGCACTCAAATTGGATATATTAATGTGCGAGTAGAAATAACAAAAGCAACACAGTTGTTTAATCTGGAGTCAgtgtcaaatatttcttttgcgaTATCTTTCCAAAATTGATAATGATATATGTGAcaattaaatgatgataaatctAGACATCGTAAATttccaaaagaaatgaaaacagtCGAAATTGAGGCTAAGAGACAATCAAGATTTTTTTCACATAGAGAACATATTTGAGATTTCTCTCAAAACCGTGAACCGTTAGAGCAGGCGACAATCATGAgcttttgcatgaaataaaaactggcaaACCGGTGCAGTACTTGGGTCTGGGGAACGGTTCATTAGCTTCCAGAATTATATGTATATACCAGTATTTATGTTACATTAATGTTTCCAGAATGTGTTTGTAAATGGTTATTTTGTAATTGTAttgaaggtttaaaaaatttattacattgaaatgaagataaaagattaaaatattctatacaattcaaaaataactaaataaaatcacATCTACGTAATATAgttatatcttattaaaaattattaaatttttaagagttcaCTGAAACGAAACAAtgtatattttccaatatttccCCTGTTCTTTAAGTTCTATTATATCTATTGTTTCGGTTTATCTAGTAATAATCCATTGTTTTAGATAATTAAACAAACTATATGAACCAAACGAAAccagataaataaaagaattaactaaACCAGATAAGTAAATGAATTGAGTAAACCAGATAAACAGTGCTGATAAagtattttatgattttctaattttttttaaatgctagatAATGCACCCAGTGGCATTTTTACTAACTTTTCATTGATAAATACCATGGAGATTTTTGTGAGTTTTCATTGGTTGACTCCTTTTCGTCATTTCGTCTCAGCAATTTGCCATTTTAGATACTTATTTGTTcagtgttatttaaatttaaaattcggcATGTTTTTGACAAAACagcaatattgttttttaattaatttttttaatgtttgtgttTTTGGATgctaaactttaaatataattcttcgcAAGCTTAAATGTAGACTTTAGCaatgttaaaaattcagaaaaaggtgatgaacatttatttaaaatgttttagcaGTTTTCTTAGtcttccaagattttttttctcaggtAAAGAAATGGGaaacaactttcatttttaataaaatttatttttttgaaaaatttcatattttttaaataattaaaactttttttttattttagcaaaacttaaaaaacacttttcatCATGCTAGAATAAATGAGAAAACATCTATTCCCTTTGTCTTCTTCTCTTAAGCGCTTGCCTAATATTTGAAGGACTCAAATAcagtcaaaataataataacaaaaaataaataaataaaaataaaatgcattatttaaaacactgtaaatgaaatattatatttttatagcttttaagTCAGAatcctttttgtatttttaaccatttttctcccaaaaattaaagaatattcatctaaaatataaatttttaaaaatgtgatattttcatgCAAACATTTTCGAAATCTAATTTAAAGtcttaaatttcttctttctcgCTCTTCCTTTCatattaaaaagttgattttgatCAAAACACAGACTtatcactttaatatttttattttttgtatctaaactatttacatattttgctcttttttttgtCCTTCTAATTAAATAAcgaaaatctaattattttttattttgtctgaaaAACAGTCTGTATCATTGCATTATATATTCAGTCGttgtattatgaaaaatatataaagcagcggtatatatctttctaaatccaaagtaaatgagtaaaaaatatcgactgaatttatttaaaattctctatcaatatttattctctttcatTAAGCACTAGCAAAGATAATACGAAATATTCCTCAATTATCatattagatatgaaaaataaaatttaaagtaaaaaacacgtcaaaaatgcttaaaaataacaaatcaataaaaagtcCTGAAAATCTCCGTGGTCTTTAATCTATCTAGACTGATTAACATGCTTGGGTTAAAACTATTTTCGTGTTTTTCATTAactgaaatcttatttatttgattaattatttcgTAACTTTCATCCTTTTTTATGCTTTAGTATTAGCAAAATCCGAACTACTTATGACATCATATAAGATCAGGTCATCGGCTACAGTATAAATgccatatacgagaaagtagaaacatatttattaaaaacgttCGATGGAAAGTCAACGAGCccaaataaatgtatgtttttttaaaaacatatataatatttttataaaaaaaatagttttatatagaataataatacaCTAAACACACTTATCgtctgcaactttatttttaaataaagtcaaaatacTATTTGCGCAAAacgattttaaatactttaatttctcGAAACAGATACAGATCGCATCAAACGTTATTAAAAAtcactgaaatgtttttttttgttcaagaattcattaataagatttggatattgatttgaaattcgTATGGAAACATagcgttaaataaaaaagatataaacaatTCTCATCCACTAGAGATAGttaagataaaatgattttttccatgTGATGAAACAtagtttttaattgatgaaaaattaactatttatttaattataatgaaatgttcACTAAATCCTATCccatgtttttttattcattgagaacgaagcataattttttctttgtatgtgtgtgtgtgtagcgGTTTTACAAACTATTCACGAGTTccgtgaatttttattataatgataaatgacTGACTACACAATTTGTGTTTCGAATATACTgttaaatataagcaataattgaattaaaaatgttttttctttctatgaattatttataaagataatattttattattataatattattaatctttttttaccaCGTTTCATGAGAAACGTATGATAGACCTCTTCTGtatatacaaatgatttttttttcggagggggggggagaagtgaaaatatcaatattttaatattaaaattaattattgcttcaTATTAAGTCaccatttaatgttttattataagaataatttattgatagGCAAAAAACGATCCAgtgctaaatatttaattcaaatatcgaACTTTAAATGTGATAGCAACAAAATTTGATGATTTATCCTTGATTTAGTGCTCTAATAACAagttttatatcctttttttgtttggaaaatttttgaaagagaattcttcaggagataattttataaaaagtaaatcagGCTCATCTTTACTGAAAGTGCTATTTACATAGAGGGATGGTCGATGAAAACATAGTTCTTTCACTTTTTAGAGAATAagacaataaatttaaatcagacaactgataattttaaaaagaatgtaatttcgATTGATTTGTATTATGAGTACGTTAGTGcatcatcctttttgatattaCGTCATTCTACTAGCCATTACGTCAgccttattaataaaatatagctaATACTTTACTGTATGACTAAATTtccaaaaagtaacaaaaaaaaataatatattcctaATATCAGTaacaaagcataaaaaattgGCATGGTCACTTTATAAAATcctagaaataacaaaaatattaaaaacaaatcccaaaagttggaaaaaaaaagaata is part of the Argiope bruennichi chromosome 10, qqArgBrue1.1, whole genome shotgun sequence genome and harbors:
- the LOC129989372 gene encoding uncharacterized protein LOC129989372; translation: MAVNREHFTFIWNIRNFSFGFNTRIFHSPSFFVDEISGTEWHLILGNNKDNVCCWIQRLGISGPDEVQLDYELSFLAKDESVLLSEMFVRKEYKKGYTDSQSTLRAEKDEILIRNKDLFVPDDTLIIRCRMWNSKKTIARSRKCFAETLLKTECRSFVGTIGKFSSLEPNCRTLVCIKSSASKNFFSSVVFCTNADGKLGVEVKPMDCSHLYKYICKLFILDRCGNKVKSGHGEFQEPKTQCIPLTLPKEHLMENKEYYLPNDVLNIECEIIFPTGDTKEKICESGFEHRDIQETISLKVNCSSHERLITLKDNCISQSSEEILSNSEPNIPSAFPDEHLIENKGNFFPDDVPVVENECICSTSESVEKIDEPECKLVCEETQRIISNEKEITLLSKDDSEKETSEEEVFTTLKDDWASLFSEGTLSDVKLRTATETLSVHKAVLIARSPVFWSMFTTDMREKKQSFVEINDVDADTMRRMLSFMYSDTLDDLDYESTKSLYFAADKYCIISLKRRCASLLKQMLLQSNCCDVLLLAVQHNDKDLKNDVQEYIEESDSAIFLSDEWKNLEESHPRLTTQIFHTLYMKKRGN